One window from the genome of Nicotiana sylvestris chromosome 9, ASM39365v2, whole genome shotgun sequence encodes:
- the LOC138877977 gene encoding uncharacterized protein, translated as MRKICTPKSVGGLNLINLHLWNKVAIAKICWDLAHKQDKLWIRWINAYYIKRQQLQQMPIPQQASWMVRRIIGSRATLLQTHNINDNSKSIIRQIYLQLLGELPRVSWKCLIFQNTSRPKVIFTMWLLLHGRLLTKDRLASWGITITPQCIMFQDQDESKEHPFVKCPYTKELWKKAMTW; from the coding sequence ATGAGAAAGATCTGTACTCCCAAGTCAGTTGGTGGACTTAACCTCATTAACCTCCATTTGTGGAACAAAGTAGCAATTGCCAAAATTTGCTGGGACTTAGCGCACAAACAAGACAAGTTATGGATAAGGTGGATCAATGCATATTATATCAAACGACAGCAACTACAACAGATGCCAATACCACAGCAAGCCAGCTGGATGGTGAGAAGAATAATTGGATCTAGAGCAACTCTGCTGCAGACACACAATATAAATGATAACAGCAAAAGCATTATTAGACAAATATACCTGCAGCTCCTAGGAGAATTACCAAGAGTAAGCTGGAAATGTCTGATCTTCCAAAATACTTCTAGGCCAAAGGTAATTTTCACTATGTGGTTATTGCTCCATGGACGATTGCTAACTAAAGATAGGCTAGCCAGTTGGGGTATAACTATTACCCCTCAATGTATTATGTTTCAAGATCAGGATGAAtcaaaggagcacccttttgttAAATGCCCATACACTAAAGAACTGTGGAAGAAAGCAATGACTTGGTGA